In Aminiphilus circumscriptus DSM 16581, the sequence ATCGATGCCCGCGGAGATTCCTTCGGAGGTGCAGATCCGTCCGTTGTCGGTAAAGCGAAGATCCTCCCGGATGATCGCTCGGGGAGCGACCTCGCGGAGCTTGGGAAGAACCTCGTGGTGCGTGGTGGCCTCCAGACCGTCCAGAAGCCCTGCCGCGCCGAGGATGCACGCGCCGGAGCAGACCGAGAAGGTGAGTTCGCACCGCGCCGTAACATCGCGTACCCAGGCGAGGACGTTTTCCTTGTGCATTTCCGTCTTCGATCCCGCGCCTCCCGGCACCACGAGCACATCCACGGGGGGATGGTCGGCAATCCCGAAGTCCGCGAGGACCCGGAGTCCGTTCACGGCCCGGACGACCCGGGCGGTCTCGCCGATGGTGAGGACCTTGAAGAGGGTCCAGCCGCTCAATTCGCCCGTCACGGCGAACACCTCGAAGGGACCGGCGAAATCCAGCACTTCCATGTCGTCGAAAACGTAGATTCCAACTGTGCGCATTTTTTTCCTCCCTCTCTTGCGTCGGGCGGCCTCTCCGGGACGCCTCTCCGGAATGTTGTGGTGCCGTGCCCGAGGTGCTTGGCGGCGTGGAAAGGAAACGTCGTCCCCGTGCCCGTTTGTCTGGAGAACGAGGATCTCGGCGGGAAGGCGGGAGCATCGGCCTGAAACGTCGTCTCCGTCCGCTTGTCTGGAGAACGAGGGGGTTGCGAAGAGCCTTCCGCATCGGAGGAGCTCCCTCTGCCGGGGATTTTCGTGTGCTTCCGCGCTTTTCGGGAGCGCGGCGTTCTTCTCCGGGGGCAGCGGCGGTGCGCGCAGCACCGCCGGTTCGGACGGTCTCACCGGATGGTTTGCGCCTCGGCAGGCGTTTTTAGGCGCCGTTCCGCGGCGACGGTGCCGAGAACGAGGAGCAGCACCACGAGAAGAACCCATTTGGGGGAGAAGGCGAAGATGGCGAAGAACGCTCCGGCGAGGAGCAGGGAGCAGACCTTCGCCGTCGGGGACGGGAGCAGTTTCGCCCCCGCGAGGACGGCGAGCCCGGCATTGCAGATCAAAAAGGCGTTGGCGACTTCCACCGCGCCTTCGAGGGAAAAGAATCCCTGCCCCTGTACAAAGAGGACGATGCCGTGACAGGCCGCGAGAAAGAGCACCGCCGAAGCGGGAGCACCCAGGGCGTTCTTTCGGGCGAAGAGGCGGGGAAGGTGCCCTTCCTCGCCCTGGGCAAGGAGCAGGCGCGCCACGCCTCCCACGAACATGATGTAGGTGCAGCCGCAGAGAAGAAGCGCCAGGATGCCCAAAAGCGGCGCGGCGGCGGTGCCGAAGAGCGGCTCAAGGATGGCCGCCATGGTCAGGGGAGTTCCGGCATGCGGCGGGACCGCGAACTGAAGCGCTCCCACCGCCGTGCCGTAGATCACCGCCACCGCGAGGAAGGCGAGCGTCACCGCCCTCGGGACGGTGCGGCGGGGGGTTGCGATCTCCGGTGTGTAGTTGCCGAGGATCTCCCACCCGATGATGGCCCAGAAGAGAAGGAGCAGCAGCGATCCGAAGGACGACGGATCGGCGGCGGCGGCCGCATTCAGTGTGCGTTCCAGGATCTGC encodes:
- a CDS encoding APC family permease → MKETSSRRLNALSLSGLLVGPVLGSGIILLPPLALERVGDPALLAWGVTLVLMGLFAWITGALAIRYPGSDGLVGAVRVAFGMPLRNLCAWFLTIAVCFGPTAVLRTAERYLAPILPGLWGAPGMISALLLALCAGVLLCNISFVGSLSFWASTFVAGILVTGGAYALATAPDTQILERTLNAAAAADPSSFGSLLLLLFWAIIGWEILGNYTPEIATPRRTVPRAVTLAFLAVAVIYGTAVGALQFAVPPHAGTPLTMAAILEPLFGTAAAPLLGILALLLCGCTYIMFVGGVARLLLAQGEEGHLPRLFARKNALGAPASAVLFLAACHGIVLFVQGQGFFSLEGAVEVANAFLICNAGLAVLAGAKLLPSPTAKVCSLLLAGAFFAIFAFSPKWVLLVVLLLVLGTVAAERRLKTPAEAQTIR
- a CDS encoding DJ-1/PfpI family protein → MRTVGIYVFDDMEVLDFAGPFEVFAVTGELSGWTLFKVLTIGETARVVRAVNGLRVLADFGIADHPPVDVLVVPGGAGSKTEMHKENVLAWVRDVTARCELTFSVCSGACILGAAGLLDGLEATTHHEVLPKLREVAPRAIIREDLRFTDNGRICTSEGISAGIDLSLYLVERLCGKTVADRTRVYMEYGDWRERR